The genomic DNA AAACCACCTTTGGTGGTGTGCCAAAACATGTGGGGGAGACAAGGAGATGTTGAGAGAGAAGTGGATATCCATTGTCTATCACACTGCCAATATCCACTCCTGGGATTCAGCTGACCTGTATGAGGAATGTGCCCACCAACCAATCCCTCCAGCTATCGCAAGAACTAAAAGGTGGCTTAGGCCTGGCTCCTCTGCTCATAATGCATTGAAGGAGGTTGTATTCGATAAAAATCTGTTGAAGGACATTCAGCAACTAACACTAAGTTGTCATACTGGCAATTTAGAGGTGTACCATAGTGTGCAGACCAAATATGCACCCAAACGGCAGCACTTCTCTTATAATGGCATGGTTGCTCGAACTCAGTTGGCAGCCCTAGACCATAATGCCAACACTGGTAGACAACAAGCCACTGTATCCAGGGGTGCCAACCAAGGGGAGCTGCAATATAAGGTGGTGTTTccgaaaaatacaaaagaatggGTGGCGAAGCCCATATTTGAGAAGACAACCAATTATCATCTCAAGCCAATGCTTAATGCCATTGTAGAGAGAAAATGCTTAAAACCACAAGAGAGGAGTGCAACAGTCACAGCACCACACATTCCTGTAAACATTGCCAGCAAACCCCGCCCTCCTAAAGCAGATGTCATTGCTAATCATACTTCGagatttttgaataattaaatacaaCAACTTTGTCAATAacacaatcaaatgaaaataaaagcaatcatcGTAGCAAAAAGCAATCAAAGTTAGGTTtgaggtttatttcattcaggcCACGCAGCTATCCCTGGCAATGTGGATAATTTAATAACTGCAGTAGGGATGACATTCGTTTGGCTCTGCATGGCTTTTGACTGAATCACTATGCAGAAATGTGTTAGTAATTCATATCCTCGATAAGTAATTGTATATTTCACgcaaattttagaaagaaaccGTAACATAAGGAAAGAAGAGCCTCTGGTGTTATACACGCAAAGGATATGTTACTAATCATTATTAAAGGACATTACGGATAAAGTTCAAAGTTCCAGATCTGCTTCTCGAAACCCCACGTAATTACCACTCTCTTCTGGAAATGTTTTACGTATGGCCGTGACGACGCATGCTGGCACGATTCTCCGCCGGTTTTTTCCTAATACCCCATGTGCCCACCAAGTAAATTGTCTGTAGGCTGCCAAACGCCAAGTTCTAGAGAACAAGAGGATATAAAGTCACAAAAGCGATTGACTTAATTACGCgtacaaaataagaaagaaaaagacagtttaCCTGTTGACGATAGGGTCGGGAATTGGATTGAGCCGCGCATTGTGGATAGCAACCAATGCCGTGCTCAAAACATCCGTGTCCAGGCACACAATACCAAATTTCGGCTGTTCTGTTATACATCTAACACctatcaagaagaaaaaagtcttaacattttatttccctcactgtttcaataattttcatcCATCAGACCTTGTAATTGCAATTACAACTAAGATCGAGTTTGCAATTGTCCACCTTTTGTCACTCTTAGCAGAGAAGCGGTCGCTTCAAACAAAATACTCGTGAGAATAATCACATAATAAGTACAAACCTGAATTGTCGAACTTTTGATTAAGCTCCTCTAGTTCTTGGCAGCAGTAACATTCATTTGCCACCGGCATAAGCGCACAAGCGCCGCACAAACACCATTCGGTGTTTCCCATCCTCGAAGTATTGTCTTCTTCGTGGGCTTCTACCTCCTGTCCTACACTCTCTTCCTGAGGTGGTTCTTCTCCAGGCTGATATACTGGTTCGAACTGAAATGGTTCTA from Pocillopora verrucosa isolate sample1 chromosome 10, ASM3666991v2, whole genome shotgun sequence includes the following:
- the LOC136283851 gene encoding P2X purinoceptor 7-like, which produces MSGIEPFQFEPVYQPGEEPPQEESVGQEVEAHEEDNTSRMGNTEWCLCGACALMPVANECYCCQELEELNQKFDNSGVRCITEQPKFGIVCLDTDVLSTALVAIHNARLNPIPDPIVNRTWRLAAYRQFTWWAHGVLGKNRRRIVPACVVTAIRKTFPEESGNYVGFREADLEL